A window of Nocardia arthritidis genomic DNA:
CGGCGCGATCGCGAAAGTCATTGTGCAGTTCGTGGAATCGATGAGTGGCATCCGCGCGGTGCAGGCGTTCCGGCGTGAGCACCGCAACGAGTCGGTGCTGGCCGTCGAGGACGCGGAATATCGGCAGGCGACAACGGCCGCCATGCGCGGTATGGGCGACTATGCCGGGCTCACCCGGCTGCTCGGCAACCTGTCGACGGTCGTCATCCTGGTGGTCGGCGCCTGGCAGGTGATCGAGGGGCATCTCGCGGTCGGTGTGCTCGCGGCATACCTGTTGTACCTCAACGAGTTCTACGGTCCGCTGGATCAGCTCGCGCAGGTGTTCAACTCGTATCAGTCCGCCGCGGCGGCGCTGGAGAAGATCTCCGGCGTGCTGGAGGAGGAGCCGTCGGTGCCGGAACCGCGCGAACCCGTCGCATTGCCGAAGGCGACGGGTGCGGTCCGGCTGGACAAGGTGTGGTTCGGTTACGCGCCCGACTCGCGGCCCACCGATGCGCCCGATAGCGTTGCGGGACAGGGCCGTTCGCGAGTGGTGCTGCCGGAGTTCACCCTGGATGTCCCGGCCGGGCAGGTGATCGCGCTGGTCGGCGCGACCGGTGCGGGCAAGTCGACGCTGGCCAAGCTGCTCACCCGGTTCTACGACCCGTCCGGCGGCACCGTCACCCTCGACGGCGTCGATCTGCGCCGGATGTCCGATGTCGACCTGCGGCGCAATGTGGTCATGGTGACCCAGGAGTCGTATCTGTTCTCCGGTTCGGTCGCCGACAACATCCGGCTCGGCAGGCCCGACGCCACCGACGAGGAGGTGCACGCCGCCGCCCGTGCGGTCGGGCTGTACGACTTCGTCACCGCGCTGCCGCAGGGCTTCGACACCGACGTGCGCAAACGCGGCGGACGGCTGTCCGCCGGACAGCGGCAGCTGGTCGCCTTCGCCAGGGTGTTCCTGGCCGACCCGGCGGTGATCGTCCTGGACGAGGCCACCTCCAGCCTCGATATTCCGAGTGAGCGGCTGGTGCAGCGCGCACTGGAGACGGTGCTGCGCGACCGCACCGCGATGATCATCGCGCACCGCCTGTCCACCGTCGCCATCGCCGACCGGGTGCTGGTGCTGGAGGGCGGGCGGATCGTCGAGGACGGCGCCCCGGCCGAGCTGATCGGCGGCACGGGCCGTTTCGCCCGCTTGCACGCGGCATGGCGGGAGTCGCTGGTGTAGTGAGGTGTAGTGAGCGAGCGCAGCGAGCGAACCATAGGCACAGCAGCATCGCGCGCTACGGAGCCGAGCGCCAGCGAGGCGCAGTAGTGAGCGAGGTGACATCGCGGCGCTTCGCGCATGTCGGAGCCGAATACGGACGGCGGCGGCGCTGGTGCGCTGCGGCGTGGGGCGTTTCGTCGCTTACGGTAGATAGGTGACCAACGCAGACCGAAGCCCCGAGGAACAGGCACCGGCGCCGTCCCGGTGGCCGGCGATTCTGACGTGGCGTGCGCATGACGCGACGCGGATGGAATCGGTGCGTGTGACGCTCAACGGCAACCGAATCCGCGCGGCGGGCCGGATGATCGGTGGTGAAACCGCCGACCACCCGGCCTTCAGCGCCTCCTACGACCTGGTCACCGACGAGGCCGGCGCGACCAAACGCCTATCCCTGCGCAGCACTACCGCCGGTGCCGGGGAGCGGCACGCCTCGATCGCCAGGGATGAGGAGAACTACTGGCTGGTCGACGCGGGCGGCACCCATGTGCGCTCCACCTTCGCTGGCGCGCTCGATGTCGACGTGGTGCTCAGCCCGTTCTTCAATACTCTGCCGATCCGCCGCCTGAGCCTGCACAAGGCGGTCGAGGATGTGGTCGTTCCGGTCGTCTACGTGCGGCTGCCGGATCTCCTCGTGCAGGAAGCCAGCCTCACCTACAGCAGCGCCGCCGAGGGGATCAGCGTGCTGTCCCCGGTGTCCAATGCCACGGTCACCGTCGACTCCGACGGTTTCCTGCTCGACTACCCGGGTCTCGCCGAACGCATCTGATCTCACGGCAGCCGGGTGATGATCCCGCCGCGCAGGCCGGCGTCGTGCAGCCTTTCGAGCCAGTCGTGGTCGCCGGCCTCGATATCGGTGATCTCCCAGCGTCGCACCGTTTCATAGTCGGCGCGACCGTCGTGTCCGGCGTCGATCAGCTGCCCGAGGGTGCCGTTCGCGCGCAGGCTGTCCCGTGCCGTACCGAGCACGGTGAGGGTTTCGTCGAGCACCTCCAGCAGCGCCGTCGCGTTCGGTTCGCAGATCGCGCGCACCAGATCCGGTGCGGTCGCGGCGACCCGGGTGCCGTCGCGGAACGAACCGGCCGCCAACCCGAGCGACAGCTCGCCGCCCGCGGCCCCGACCACCGCGAGCGCCTCGGCCAGCACATGCGGTAGATGGGAGATCCTGGCGACGGCGCGGTCATGATCGGCCGCCACCACCGGGACCACCGCGGAACCGCAGTCCAGTGCCAGCCGCACCACCCGGGTCCACGGGTCGGGATGGGTGCCCCGATCGACTCCCACCGCCCAGACGGCGCCCCGGAAAAGTGTGGAATCCGTTGCGGACCACCCTGATTCGGAGGTGCCCGCCATCGGGTGCCCGCCGACGTAGCGGCCGGCGAGTCCGTGCCTGCGAACCAGTTCCGCGACCGGCGCCTTGACGCTGACCACATCGGTCAGCGCGCAGTGCGGCGCGAACGCGGCGATATCGGCGAGCAGATGGTCCACCGCGGGCATCGGCACCGCGACGACGATCAGCGCATCGGTGTCGGCGGCCCTTTTCAGTACGGCGGGTAGATCGTCGATGACGTCGAAGCCGTCCGCGCGCGCGGCAAGCGCACCTGCGGCGGAACGGTTGTAACCCCACACCTCATATCCGGCCGCGACGGCCGCACGCAGCAGCGATCCGCCGATCAAACCCGCGCCGAGCACACACACCGGAGTCCTGGTCTCAGAAGTCACCGGACCAGATTCGCATACGACTTCAACATTTGAGCTCGAGCAGACTACCGTTGCGGCCATGGCAGCACAGCGCTCGGGCACGAACAGGGCGGCGTCGGACGATTACGACGACGTGGAAGGGTTCGCAGTGGCGGTTGTCCGCGAGGAGGGGCAATGGCGGTGCAGTCCGCTCAGCCAGGCCGCGCTCGGCGATCTTTCCGTCGCGGAAACTGAACTCAAGGCTTTGCGCAGCTCCGGCGCGGTATTCGGATTGTTGGACGTCGACGACGAATTCTTCATCGTGCTGCGGCCCGCACCCGCGGGGACCCGCATGCTGGTCTCGGACGCGACCGCCGCGATCGACTACGACATCGCCGCAGACGTGCTCGAGGCGCTGAACGTCGAGATCCCGGATATCGACCCGGACGAGCTCGACGAGATCGAACCGTGGGAGGAGGGCGATCTCGGGGTGCTCGCCGATCTCGGCCTGCCCGAGCCGGTGCTCAGCGTCATCCTCGCCGAGACCGACCTGTACCCGGACGAGCAGCTCGGCATGATCGCCCAGCGGCTCGGCTTCGCCAACGAACTATCCGCGGTGCTGGACAAGCTCCCGCGCTGAGGTGAAGCTGTCCGACGCCGAGATGGTGCGCGCCGCGATCGCCGCGGCGGGCGCCGCCGATGGCCGGGACGTCCCGGTCGGCGCGGTCGTATTCGATTCCGCCGGAAGAGAACTCGCCCGCGCCGCCAATGCGCGTGAGGCGCTCGGTGATCCGACCGCGCACGCGGAGGTGCTCGCGCTGCGCCGCGCCGCCGCCGTGCACGGCGATGGTTGGCGGCTGGAAGACTGCACCCTCGCGGTAACCCTCGAGCCGTGCACCATGTGCGCGGGCGCGCTGGTGCTGGCCCGGGTCGGCCGCCTGGTTTTCGGCGCCTGGGAACCGAAAACCGGTGCGGTGGGCTCACTTTGGGACGTCGTCCGGGACCGCCGCCTGAACCACCGCCCCGAGGTGCGCGGCGGCGTCCTGGAAGCCGAATGCGCCACCCTCCTGGACACCTTCTTCCGCACCCAACGCTGACCCGCTTGACATCGATCACACCCACACGCGCCCCGGCAATGCCCCGAGCTCACCCCCGCATTCCGCCCCAACCAGCCGATTTAGCGATCAGCCCCCGGTCCGGTATGGTTGTCGGCGGTGGCGTGTCCGAGCGGCCTAAGGAGCACGCCTCGAAAGCGTGTGAGGGGTAACCCCCCTCCGAGGGTTCAAATCCCTCCGCCACCGCCAAAAAGCCCCTCATCTGTTTGCTCAGGTGAGGGGCTTTTGCCTTGCCGCGGAAGGCTCGTTCGGCCTATTCCGGGGTCAGGGGAGGACTTGGGGGATGAGGTCTGGGGCGATCGCGCCGACTATCAAGCCGACCAGGGCGCCTTGGAAGGCGGGGC
This region includes:
- a CDS encoding ABC transporter ATP-binding protein, coding for MEVTDTGNLVLAGRSRRLLLDLVRPYRGLAFLALLLIIVDNAAMVSAPLFVAHGLDAGIAHGRQGDWTPLTLTVAGYLGVVGLGVLTTFLFLRVSGKLSQSVLFDLRVRLFTHMQRLSVAFHEKYTSGKTVARLTGDIETLQDLLEGALNEALSAILSVITIAALLIYLDHTLAAIVLAGFVPLVLVTRWAQRRQRAGYRRTRGAIAKVIVQFVESMSGIRAVQAFRREHRNESVLAVEDAEYRQATTAAMRGMGDYAGLTRLLGNLSTVVILVVGAWQVIEGHLAVGVLAAYLLYLNEFYGPLDQLAQVFNSYQSAAAALEKISGVLEEEPSVPEPREPVALPKATGAVRLDKVWFGYAPDSRPTDAPDSVAGQGRSRVVLPEFTLDVPAGQVIALVGATGAGKSTLAKLLTRFYDPSGGTVTLDGVDLRRMSDVDLRRNVVMVTQESYLFSGSVADNIRLGRPDATDEEVHAAARAVGLYDFVTALPQGFDTDVRKRGGRLSAGQRQLVAFARVFLADPAVIVLDEATSSLDIPSERLVQRALETVLRDRTAMIIAHRLSTVAIADRVLVLEGGRIVEDGAPAELIGGTGRFARLHAAWRESLV
- a CDS encoding putative glycolipid-binding domain-containing protein, translating into MTNADRSPEEQAPAPSRWPAILTWRAHDATRMESVRVTLNGNRIRAAGRMIGGETADHPAFSASYDLVTDEAGATKRLSLRSTTAGAGERHASIARDEENYWLVDAGGTHVRSTFAGALDVDVVLSPFFNTLPIRRLSLHKAVEDVVVPVVYVRLPDLLVQEASLTYSSAAEGISVLSPVSNATVTVDSDGFLLDYPGLAERI
- a CDS encoding prephenate dehydrogenase — protein: MTSETRTPVCVLGAGLIGGSLLRAAVAAGYEVWGYNRSAAGALAARADGFDVIDDLPAVLKRAADTDALIVVAVPMPAVDHLLADIAAFAPHCALTDVVSVKAPVAELVRRHGLAGRYVGGHPMAGTSESGWSATDSTLFRGAVWAVGVDRGTHPDPWTRVVRLALDCGSAVVPVVAADHDRAVARISHLPHVLAEALAVVGAAGGELSLGLAAGSFRDGTRVAATAPDLVRAICEPNATALLEVLDETLTVLGTARDSLRANGTLGQLIDAGHDGRADYETVRRWEITDIEAGDHDWLERLHDAGLRGGIITRLP
- a CDS encoding tRNA adenosine deaminase-associated protein, whose protein sequence is MAAQRSGTNRAASDDYDDVEGFAVAVVREEGQWRCSPLSQAALGDLSVAETELKALRSSGAVFGLLDVDDEFFIVLRPAPAGTRMLVSDATAAIDYDIAADVLEALNVEIPDIDPDELDEIEPWEEGDLGVLADLGLPEPVLSVILAETDLYPDEQLGMIAQRLGFANELSAVLDKLPR
- a CDS encoding nucleoside deaminase, producing the protein MVRAAIAAAGAADGRDVPVGAVVFDSAGRELARAANAREALGDPTAHAEVLALRRAAAVHGDGWRLEDCTLAVTLEPCTMCAGALVLARVGRLVFGAWEPKTGAVGSLWDVVRDRRLNHRPEVRGGVLEAECATLLDTFFRTQR